From Gossypium raimondii isolate GPD5lz unplaced genomic scaffold, ASM2569854v1 Contig00317, whole genome shotgun sequence, a single genomic window includes:
- the LOC128038800 gene encoding uncharacterized protein LOC128038800: MKGDKKSHSRILPSETRATECYFRVQFFGVKTKRIKRSYRGGDQPPDLQMQAITRTLQRLLENGRSDPDAYLTWESKVEHVFECYNYSEQKKVRLAAMEFVDYALGNRSVEDYFKEMEMSMMRANIVEDREATMARKQAPQPPVRIREPGKSSKPKPPIADNGRGKQPMVAPKRSRDIQCFKCLGRGHVASQCPNRRVMLIREDGEIESDSEEDVHELPTKEDEENDLEVAESGQVMEIMVVKRSLNVQQVQDEQQRKKITLAPLTPSQVIEDQTSLKKSKEVAKEKKKMSVYASSREIRKCLSSHQSLFILMFKDHYLLAEFPADLPASIVSLLQEFEDVFLKETPKGLPPLRGIEHQIDFIPGATIPNRPAYRTNPEETKELQRQVAELMDKGYIRESLSPCAVPVLLVPKKDGSWKMCVDCRAVNQITIKYRHPIPRLDDMLDELCGAVIFSKIDLKSGYHQIRMREGDEWKTAFKTKLGLYEWLVMPFGLSNAPSTFMRLMNHVLRSFIGKFCVVAQGVEIDHEKIKAIQEWPRPTSITQVRSFYGQHKLNKRHAKWVEFLESFPYVIRYKKGKDNVVADALSRRYVLLSYLDSHLIGFAYIRELYSDDHDFCDKYNACEKGADGKFYMHDGYLFKENRICIPQGSMRDILIREAHEGGLMGHFGVTKRYTP; encoded by the exons ATGAAGGGAGACAAAAAGAGTCATTCACGCATTCTCCCGAGTGAAACACGAGCTACTGAGTGCTATTTTAGAGTGCAGTTCTTTGGAGTGAAAACTAAGAG GATCAAAAGATCGTATCGTGGTGGAGATCAACCACCAGATTTGCAAATGCAAGCTATTACTCGCACCTTGCAACGCCTATTAGAAAAT GGACGTTCAGATCCAGATGCTTATCTGACATGGGAAAGCAAGGTTGAACACGTTTTTGAGTGTTATAACTACTCAGAACAGAAAAAAGTTCGACTAGCAGCTATGGAGTTTGTTGACTATGCACTG GGCAACAGGAGCGTTGAGGACTATttcaaggagatggagatgtccATGATGCGTGCAAACATAGTTGAGGACCGTGAGGCGACTATGGCTCG GAAACAAGCACCACAACCGCCAGTACGGATTCGAGAGCCAGGCAAATCCAGCAAACCAAAGCCTCCCATTGCTGATAATGGACGTGGCAAACAACCAATGGTGGCACCAAAACGATCAAGAGATATTCAGTGCTTTAAGTGCCTTGGTAGAGGACATGTTGCTAGCCAGTGTCCTAATCGGAGGGTTATGTTGATACGAGAAGATGGAGAGATCGAGTCAGATTCTGAGGAAGATGTACATGAACTCCcgactaaagaagatgaagagaatgacCTAGAAGTTGCTGAATCTGGTCAAGTTATGGAGATCATGGTTGTTAAACGTAGTTTGAATGTGCAACAGGTGCAAGACGAGCAACAAC GTAAGAAAATTACTTTGGCTCCTTTGACACCGAGTCAAGTAATTGAAGATCAAACAAGCTTGAAAAAGAGTAAGGAAgttgcaaaggagaagaaaaagatgagtgTATATGCAAGCAGTCGAGAAATCAGGAAATGTCTTTCCTCTCACCaatccttgtttattttaatgtttaaagatCATTATTTATTGGCTGAGTTCCCTGCTGATTTGCCTGCATCGATTGTGTCCCTTTTGCAAGAGTTTGAGGATGTGTTTCTGAAAGAAACACCGAAGGGATTACCACCTCTTCGTGGCATTGAGCACCAGATTGATTTCATTCCAGGTGCTACCATTCCAAATCGACCAGCTTATCGTACTAACCCTGAAGAGACGAAAGAGCTTCAAAGGCAAGTTGCAGAATTGATGGACAAGGGTTATATTCGAGAAAGTCTGAGTCCATGTGCTGTTCCAGTGTTGTtagtaccaaagaaagatgggtctTGGAAGATGTGCGTAGATTGTAGAGCTGtgaatcaaattacaattaagtatcgtcatcctattcctagacttgatgacatgttggacGAGCTTTGCGGAGCcgtcatcttctccaaaattgacttgaagAGTGGATATCATCAAATTCGCATGCGAGAAGGCGACGAATGGAAGACAGCCTTCAAAACAAAGctaggtttgtatgaatggttagtgatgccttttggtttaagtaatgcacctagtacttttatgcgactaatgaatcatgttctgcgatcttttattggaaagttttgtgttgt TGCACAGGGTGTTGAAATTGATcatgagaaaataaaggcaattcaGGAATGGCCACGACCGACATCGATTACTCAAGTTAGATCATTttatg GTCAGCATAAATTGAACAAACGACATgctaaatgggttgaattcttagaatcttttccttatgtcattcgatacaaaaaagggaaagataatGTCGTTGCTGATGCATTATCACGCAGATATGTACTATTAAGTTATCTTGATTCACATTTGATTGGATTTGCATATATTCGAGAGTTATACTCTGATGATCATGATTTTTGCGATAAGTATAATGCTTGTGAGAAAGGTGCAGATGGAAAATTCTACATGCATGATGGatatcttttcaaagaaaacagGATATGCATTCCACAGGGTTCAATGCGTGATATACTGATCCGTGAAGCACATGAAGGTGGATTGATGGGTCATTTTGGGGTCACTAAACGTTACACACCTTAA